A single region of the Ziziphus jujuba cultivar Dongzao chromosome 10, ASM3175591v1 genome encodes:
- the LOC107410507 gene encoding peptidyl-prolyl cis-trans isomerase CYP71 has protein sequence MEEPLNGNTNSEAEAAAAALATADSEEEPMVGPGPPVPRVRRKRPLQFEQAYLDSLPSANMYEKSYMHRDVVTHVAVSPADFLITGSVDGHIKFWKKKPVGIEFAKHFRSHLGPIEGIAVSVDGLLCCTISNDHAIKIYDVVNYDMMVMIRTSFVPGAVEWVSKQGDAKARLAVSDRNSSFVYIYDARAGSNEPIISKEIHLGPVKVMKYNHVFDTVISADAKGIIEYWSPSTLQFPEDKVKFRLKSDTSLFEILKCKTAVSSIEVSPDGKQFSVTSPDRRIRVFWFTTGKLRRVYDESLEVAQDLQRSDAPLYRLEAIDFGRRMAVEKEIEKTESAPQPNAVFDESSNFLIYATLLGIKVVNLHTNKVSRILGKVENNDRFLRIALYQGDRGSKKVRKIPTAAANANENKEPLIDPTLVCCAFKKHRIYLFSRREPEEPEDASKGRDVFNEKPPPDELLAVSDIGKSVTTSLPDNVILHTTMGDIHMKLYPEECPKTVENFTTHCRNGYYDNLIFHRVIKGFMIQTGDPLGDGTGGQSIWGREFEDEFHKSLRHDRPFTVSMANAGPNTNGSQFFITTVATPWLDNKHTVFGRVLKGMDVVQAIEKVKTDKTDKPYQDVKILNVTVPKS, from the exons ATGGAAGAGCCTCTCAACGGGAACACAAACTCGGAGGCGGAGGCGGCCGCTGCGGCGTTGGCGACGGCGGATAGCGAGGAAGAACCAATGGTGGGTCCAGGACCACCAGTCCCTCGTGTTCGGCGCAAGCGTCCCCTACAGTTCGAACAGGCCTACCTCGATTCCCTTCCCTCTGCTAACAT GTATGAGAAAAGTTACATGCACCGCGACGTGGTTACACATGTTGCTGTGTCTCCGGCAGATTTTTTAATAACTGGAAGTGTTGATG GACATATAAAGTTTTGGAAGAAAAAACCTGTTGGCATTGAGTTTGCTAAGCATTTTAGATCCCATCTTGGTCCCATTGAAGGCATAGCC GTTAGTGTTGATGGTTTGCTTTGCTGTACAATTTCAAATGATCATGCTATCAAGATATATGATGTAGTCAACTATGATATGATGGTCATGATTCGCACATCGTTTGTTCCTGGAGCTGTTGAGTGGGTCTCCAAACAAGGGGATGCCAAAGCCAGGCTTGCCGTTAGTGATCGAAACTCATCATTTGTATACATATACGATGCACGAGCTGGTTCAAATGAGCCTATCATTTCCAAAGAG ATCCACTTGGGCCCAGTGAAAGTTATGAAGTACAACCATGTATTTGATACTGTGATTTCGGCTGACGCAAAGGGAATAATTGAGTATTGGAGCCCTTCCACATTACAGTTCCCAGAGGATAA GGTCAAGTTTAGATTAAAAAGTGACACAAGTctctttgaaattttaaaatgcaaaaCTGCTGTATCTTCTATTGAG GTCAGCCCTGATGGTAAGCAATTTTCAGTTACATCACCTGATCGTAGGATACGTGTATTTTGGTTTACTACTGGTAAATTAAGACGGGTTTATGATGAATCTCTCGAG GTGGCCCAAGATCTCCAGAGAAGTGATGCACCTTTGTACCGGCTGGAAGCTATTGATTTTGGGCGTAGGATGGCTGTTGAGAAGGAAATTGAGAAAACAGAAAGTGCGCCACAGCCAAATGCTGTTTTTGATGAAAGCTCGAATTTCCTTATATATGCAACCCTGCTTGGgataaaa GTGGTAAATTTACACACCAATAAAGTGTCCAGAATTCTTGGAAAGGTGGAGAACAATGATAGGTTTTTGAGAATAGCCTTGTATCAAGGTGATCGTGGCAGTaaaaaagttagaaaaattCCTACAGCTGCAGCAAATGCCAATGAGAACAAAGAGCCTTTAATAGATCCTACTCTTGTATGTTGTGCTTTCAAGAAACACAGGATCTATCTTTTCAG TCGAAGAGAACCAGAGGAACCTGAAGATGCAAGTAAGGGAAGAGATGTGTTTAATGAAAAGCCACCTCCTGATGAACTCTTGGCTGTATCAGATATTGGCAAGTCAGTCACAACTTCTCTACCTGACAATGTG ATTTTGCATACGACCATGGGTGACATACACATGAAATTATACCCTGAGGAATGTCCAAAAACTGTGGAGAACTTCACAACACACTGCCGAAATGGCTATTATGACAACCTTATTTTTCATCGGGTCATCAAAGGCTTCATGATACAAACCGGAGATCCTTTAGGAGACGGTACTGGTGGTCAATCTATTTGGGGCAGGGAGTTTGAAGATGAATTTCACAAAAG CTTACGGCATGACAGACCTTTCACTGTCTCAATGGCAAATGCTGGCCCAAATACGAATGGATCGCAGTTTTTTATTACCACAGTGGCTACTCCTTGGCTGGATAATAAGCACACTGTTTTTGGCAGAGTTCTAAAAGGAATGGATGTTGTACAG GCTATAGAGAAAGTCAAGACAGACAAGACAGATAAACCCTACCAAGATGTCAAAATCTTAAATGTAACTGTCCCCAAATCTTAG